From the SAR202 cluster bacterium genome, the window TAAAAAAATTTGAAGAGTTATACCCTCACTTAGTGAATCCAGCATCTCCAACTCAAAAAGTTGGCAGTCCTGCTTTAGATCAGTTTGCTAAAGTTAATCATAAATCTCCTATGCTAAGTTTAGGAAATGTATTCGATAAGCATCAATTAGAGGTATGGTATGCTCGTATAAGTCGGTTGTTAGATGATGACTCATTTGAGATGCAATGCGAATTGAAATTTGATGGCCTTGCAGTTTCAATCTTATATGAAAATGGTTCATTAACTACTGGATCTACAAGAGGGAACGGTATTATTGGTGAAAATATAACTAATAATATAAAAACTCTCAAAAATC encodes:
- a CDS encoding NAD-dependent DNA ligase LigA, whose product is MTDENIYKQIDSLRSLIEFHNIQYYQLNDSKISDSEYDELFNQLKKFEELYPHLVNPASPTQKVGSPALDQFAKVNHKSPMLSLGNVFDKHQLEVWYARISRLLDDDSFEMQCELKFDGLAVSILYENGSLTTGSTRGNGIIGENITNNIKTLKNLPHNIKFTSNSLIDVRGEVYCPLDQFHNFNKERE